A DNA window from Deltaproteobacteria bacterium contains the following coding sequences:
- a CDS encoding RlmE family RNA methyltransferase has protein sequence MAKHSYQRKDFYYQKAKKLGLKSRAYFKLEDLNKKFRLLKPGIHVVDLGCAPGGWLQFIAQEIGPQGAIVGVDIEKMNSALPKNATFIQGDIQNESTANQLLAGLGRRVDLLVSDLAPHLSGIKFQDQYRSYELAKQAFKLCHFVLREQGDFVAKIFPGEELEQFKTELKKAFLNVQLFIPPSTRKSSSEVYIVAKGFRNNQK, from the coding sequence ATGGCGAAGCATAGCTATCAACGCAAGGATTTTTATTATCAAAAGGCAAAAAAGTTGGGTCTCAAATCGAGGGCCTATTTTAAACTGGAAGACCTGAACAAAAAATTCCGACTCCTTAAACCTGGAATCCATGTTGTCGATCTCGGTTGTGCCCCGGGAGGTTGGCTGCAGTTTATTGCCCAGGAAATTGGCCCACAGGGGGCGATCGTTGGAGTCGATATAGAGAAGATGAATTCTGCCCTCCCCAAAAATGCCACCTTTATCCAGGGAGATATCCAAAATGAATCGACCGCTAATCAACTTTTGGCCGGTCTCGGTCGACGCGTCGATCTGCTTGTCTCTGATTTGGCCCCCCACCTCTCCGGGATCAAATTCCAGGATCAATACCGCTCTTACGAACTGGCCAAGCAGGCCTTTAAACTCTGCCATTTTGTCTTAAGAGAACAGGGGGATTTCGTTGCCAAGATCTTCCCTGGGGAAGAGCTTGAACAATTTAAAACAGAACTCAAAAAGGCCTTTCTCAACGTCCAGCTCTTCATCCCCCCATCGACCCGAAAGAGCTCCTCAGAGGTCTATATCGTCGCTAAAGGGTTCAGGAACAATCAAAAATAA
- a CDS encoding ribonuclease H-like domain-containing protein: MNQIVLDLETQKSFDDVGGRENLGALGVSLAGIFRYDQDQYESYLESELGRLEPLLSQAPRVIGFNIKRFDFPVLQPYFKNLKLADLPALDLLEEVEKAVGHRISLQSLAEATLGEGKSGHGLEAIEFFKRGEWERLKKYCLDDVRLTKDLYEFGKKFGRLYYFSKDKTSKIEIPVSWKDPDPPKNLSLF, translated from the coding sequence ATGAACCAGATTGTCCTCGATCTTGAGACGCAAAAAAGCTTCGATGACGTGGGAGGGAGGGAGAACCTTGGCGCCCTCGGAGTCTCTCTGGCCGGAATCTTTCGCTATGATCAGGACCAATATGAAAGCTACCTTGAATCCGAGTTAGGTCGTCTCGAACCGCTTCTGTCCCAAGCACCGCGGGTCATCGGTTTTAACATCAAGCGATTCGACTTCCCTGTCCTACAACCCTACTTTAAAAACCTGAAACTTGCCGATCTGCCAGCACTTGACCTCCTGGAAGAGGTCGAAAAAGCGGTTGGTCATCGGATCAGTCTTCAAAGCCTCGCCGAGGCAACCTTGGGTGAAGGCAAAAGCGGTCATGGTTTGGAGGCGATTGAGTTCTTTAAACGGGGGGAATGGGAGCGCCTCAAGAAATACTGTCTGGATGACGTTCGTCTGACGAAGGATCTCTATGAGTTTGGGAAGAAGTTTGGGAGACTCTATTACTTTTCAAAGGATAAAACCTCAAAAATAGAGATCCCAGTCTCCTGGAAAGACCCAGACCCCCCAAAAAATCTCTCTTTGTTCTGA
- the ybeY gene encoding rRNA maturation RNase YbeY, with protein MLINILNHHPSRKIPSQRVQSLLQKLARVSGLNREELNVVFLSDRKIRIYNRKYLGHDWPTDVIAFSYPPFAELLISLDTAKRQARELGHPFFHEIKILLIHGLLHLIGYKDKKKKDQKEMWAETEKLLKKVKGA; from the coding sequence ATGTTGATAAATATACTCAACCATCACCCCTCAAGGAAGATTCCCTCTCAGAGGGTCCAAAGCCTCCTTCAAAAACTGGCACGCGTTTCAGGCCTGAATAGGGAGGAATTGAACGTTGTTTTTTTGAGCGATCGGAAAATTCGGATCTACAATCGGAAATATCTCGGGCATGATTGGCCGACGGATGTGATCGCCTTTTCATATCCCCCCTTTGCAGAACTTTTGATCTCACTCGACACCGCAAAGCGTCAGGCCAGAGAACTTGGCCATCCTTTTTTTCACGAAATCAAGATTCTCCTGATTCATGGTCTTCTCCATTTGATCGGTTATAAGGATAAGAAGAAAAAGGATCAAAAAGAGATGTGGGCGGAGACGGAAAAACTACTGAAAAAGGTCAAGGGGGCCTGA
- the lnt gene encoding apolipoprotein N-acyltransferase produces MRAAILSGILLSLSLPALFGNFPLHLGELAWIGLAPLYVTLASEEKPGAGLWKGFLCGFPLYGISLYWIFIALHIHGGISVFFSLLALFLLVGISSFYLGGAMALAIFLKGKGLPLAWAFSLSWLFQDWLRNYFPFGGFSWSSLAYSQGERLSLLQIADLAGPYGVTFLILISNILIGEVFVFLKKKEKPPYLLAIFFTLLICGTLLYGKFRSNQIRHGMTSLPEKKLSLVQGNVPQSQKWLPDNIEELIQGHLELSQKAEKEYQPDLIIWPEASYPAVMSHDVSRFNLIDVLKTPLLMGIVSYSGVVPDEWPPPPGWEFHLYNSAMVIRPGGYLEAMYHKNHLVPMGEYVPLSGFFFFIQKLVPGLADFTPGDGFNLLEVSGMKIGTTICYEDLFPEISRRFVREGADLLVNLTNDAWYEKSSAVLQHVEFSRLRAIENRRYLARATNTGVTAIFDPLGKEVARAPLFEQTVLSAPIRLGGPATVYGRYGDWFVYICLLATVFFVLTKLRMR; encoded by the coding sequence ATGCGGGCAGCGATTCTTTCCGGAATTTTACTGAGCCTTTCACTACCAGCCCTGTTTGGCAATTTTCCCCTTCATCTGGGTGAACTCGCCTGGATCGGTTTGGCCCCGCTTTATGTCACTCTCGCTTCGGAAGAAAAACCTGGAGCGGGTTTGTGGAAAGGGTTTTTGTGCGGTTTTCCCCTCTATGGGATTTCACTTTATTGGATCTTCATCGCGCTTCATATCCATGGCGGGATTTCGGTCTTCTTTAGCCTGCTCGCCCTTTTTCTGCTGGTGGGTATTTCATCTTTTTATCTTGGCGGGGCGATGGCCCTTGCGATTTTCCTGAAAGGGAAGGGATTGCCCCTTGCTTGGGCATTTTCCCTCTCTTGGCTTTTTCAAGACTGGCTCAGGAATTATTTTCCTTTTGGCGGTTTTTCCTGGTCAAGCCTCGCTTATAGCCAGGGAGAAAGGTTAAGTCTCCTTCAGATTGCCGATCTGGCCGGACCTTATGGGGTGACTTTTCTGATTTTGATATCGAATATCCTTATCGGAGAGGTTTTTGTTTTTCTGAAGAAAAAAGAAAAACCCCCTTATCTCCTCGCGATTTTTTTTACTTTATTGATTTGCGGGACTCTCCTTTATGGAAAATTTCGCTCAAATCAGATTCGCCATGGGATGACATCACTCCCCGAGAAGAAATTGTCTCTTGTCCAGGGGAATGTCCCCCAGAGCCAGAAATGGTTGCCCGATAATATTGAGGAGTTGATTCAGGGCCATCTCGAACTTTCTCAAAAGGCTGAGAAGGAATATCAGCCAGATCTTATCATCTGGCCGGAGGCCTCTTACCCGGCCGTGATGTCGCACGATGTTTCACGGTTTAATCTGATCGATGTTTTGAAAACCCCCTTGCTGATGGGGATAGTCAGTTATTCGGGGGTTGTTCCTGATGAATGGCCTCCTCCTCCGGGATGGGAATTTCACCTCTATAATAGTGCGATGGTGATCCGACCGGGGGGGTATCTGGAGGCGATGTATCACAAAAATCACCTTGTCCCGATGGGGGAGTATGTCCCGCTCTCAGGGTTTTTCTTTTTTATCCAGAAGCTGGTTCCGGGGCTTGCCGACTTTACCCCAGGGGATGGGTTTAATCTCCTCGAGGTCTCAGGGATGAAGATCGGGACAACGATCTGTTATGAAGATCTCTTTCCGGAAATTTCAAGACGCTTTGTTCGGGAGGGGGCCGATCTTTTGGTCAATCTGACCAACGATGCCTGGTACGAAAAATCGTCCGCGGTCCTTCAACATGTCGAGTTCTCGCGCTTGCGTGCGATTGAAAATCGTCGGTATCTTGCGCGTGCCACGAACACCGGTGTGACCGCGATCTTCGATCCGCTTGGGAAGGAGGTCGCTCGTGCCCCGCTCTTCGAACAGACGGTTCTTTCGGCACCGATTCGTCTTGGTGGGCCAGCGACGGTTTATGGCCGCTATGGGGATTGGTTTGTGTACATTTGCCTGCTGGCGACGGTCTTTTTTGTCTTGACAAAATTGCGGATGAGGTAA
- a CDS encoding lysine--tRNA ligase gives MSLEEEYQNRLNRLRSLKEKGVSPYPNQFKVTHTACDVVVRHSRLSGEELEKLEEKFAIAGRVMAIRAFGKSAFLNLRDRTGQIQIFVDQKGLTPEMFGLYQMLDLGDFVFVRGKLFRTKTNELTLRVEELRLASKALRPLPEKWHGLQDVEVRYRQRYLDLIANEAVKEVFLKRSRIIQMIREFLTSREFVEVETPMMQTLHGGAAARPFVTHHNTLDLDLYMRIAPELFLKRLVVGGFERVFEINRNFRNEGISTQHNPEFTMLEFYQAYATYEDLIQLTEELFVCLSTALFGKPSCPYQGKELSFQRPFVRMTHAEMMKKGEQNLIQPTFVTDFPLAESPLARKNDKNPETVDRFELYIAGMEVANAFSELNDPIDQAERFRNQVEAKRRGDEEAMPYDEDYIVALEHGMPPAAGEGIGIDRLVMLLTDQPSIRDVILFPLLRPIGKKPD, from the coding sequence ATGTCACTTGAAGAGGAATACCAGAACCGCCTGAATCGCCTTCGATCCCTGAAGGAGAAGGGGGTCTCCCCGTATCCCAACCAATTCAAGGTGACGCATACGGCGTGTGATGTGGTGGTCCGTCATTCCCGCTTGAGTGGAGAAGAGTTGGAAAAATTGGAGGAAAAGTTTGCGATTGCGGGGCGAGTCATGGCGATCCGCGCCTTTGGAAAGTCGGCCTTTCTGAACCTCAGGGATCGGACCGGCCAGATCCAGATTTTTGTCGATCAGAAGGGGCTGACGCCGGAGATGTTCGGGCTCTATCAGATGCTCGACCTCGGGGACTTTGTTTTTGTCCGTGGGAAACTTTTCCGGACCAAGACGAATGAACTGACCCTTCGTGTGGAAGAGTTGCGGCTCGCTTCAAAGGCGTTGCGACCGCTCCCGGAAAAGTGGCATGGGTTACAGGATGTCGAGGTTCGTTACCGCCAACGGTACCTCGACCTGATCGCGAACGAAGCGGTCAAAGAGGTTTTTCTGAAGCGGAGTCGGATCATCCAGATGATCCGCGAATTCCTGACCTCGCGCGAGTTTGTGGAGGTGGAGACGCCGATGATGCAGACGTTGCATGGGGGCGCAGCGGCGCGGCCGTTTGTCACGCACCACAACACCCTCGATCTCGATCTTTATATGCGGATCGCACCGGAGCTTTTTCTGAAAAGGCTCGTGGTCGGTGGTTTTGAACGGGTCTTCGAGATCAATCGTAATTTTCGAAATGAGGGGATCTCGACGCAACATAACCCGGAATTCACGATGCTCGAGTTTTATCAGGCGTATGCCACTTATGAAGACTTGATCCAGCTCACCGAAGAGCTTTTTGTCTGCCTCTCCACGGCCCTTTTTGGGAAACCCTCTTGTCCTTATCAGGGGAAGGAACTTTCGTTTCAAAGGCCATTTGTGCGGATGACCCATGCCGAGATGATGAAGAAGGGGGAGCAAAATTTAATCCAGCCGACCTTTGTGACCGACTTTCCACTTGCCGAGTCTCCGTTGGCGCGGAAAAACGACAAAAATCCGGAGACGGTTGATCGGTTTGAACTCTACATCGCCGGGATGGAGGTGGCGAACGCCTTCTCCGAGCTCAACGATCCGATCGACCAGGCAGAGCGCTTCCGGAATCAGGTGGAGGCGAAGCGGCGAGGGGATGAAGAGGCGATGCCGTATGATGAGGATTATATCGTCGCGCTCGAACATGGAATGCCACCGGCCGCCGGGGAGGGGATCGGCATCGACCGTCTCGTGATGCTTCTGACCGACCAGCCCTCGATTCGCGATGTGATCCTTTTTCCGCTGTTGCGACCCATTGGTAAAAAGCCTGACTAA
- a CDS encoding (2Fe-2S) ferredoxin domain-containing protein: MKTQKPAFKKYIFVCENVRENGEICCGPHAMGDGYVKKLKDYVKKNGLSGVIRVSRSGCLDICAQGPNIVVYPEGRWYSQIKEEDLDKIIEKEIKPEIGNVK, from the coding sequence ATGAAAACACAAAAACCAGCCTTCAAGAAATACATCTTTGTGTGTGAAAACGTTCGGGAAAACGGCGAAATCTGCTGTGGTCCCCACGCCATGGGGGATGGGTATGTCAAAAAACTTAAAGATTACGTCAAAAAAAATGGCCTAAGTGGGGTCATTCGGGTCTCGCGCAGTGGCTGTCTGGATATCTGTGCCCAAGGGCCCAATATCGTTGTCTATCCTGAAGGGCGCTGGTATTCCCAAATTAAAGAAGAAGATCTTGATAAGATTATCGAAAAGGAAATAAAACCGGAGATCGGTAACGTGAAATGA
- a CDS encoding FtsX-like permease family protein, with the protein MSLETFLARRYLSTHHKPLFVSILTWISLAGMAISVFALIFVIAVMQGFEKDFQERIVGFKAPLILTGKIDLDWKRLEEEIRGLDRRIQDVKLFVEGEAVLQTEMGGAAGVKVKGIRGLPSVGRRGHLETTEPLNPKEILVGRELALSWGIDPDLDESVRLVFPLGEVGPTGELLPTSRTFTVMGRFWSGFYEYDNKYVLMTYEDALNLLGDHARTGLEIWPVSIDFVDSIRDRLKTSRIEEIQDTSLTTWRDQNPKLFAALKLERYGMLFLLVILLFIASCTVFGLISLTVMEKIQDMAVLRTLGLSANRVRRIFLLKAASLGLLGDLIGGFFGITAVILLIRYPFRLPTTYYVDYLPVILDWGSILFVMALAPFLSIVAALYPASQAVKGSPIEVIRYE; encoded by the coding sequence ATGTCTCTAGAAACATTCCTCGCCCGCCGTTACCTCTCCACTCATCATAAACCGCTTTTCGTCTCGATCCTCACCTGGATCAGTCTTGCCGGCATGGCGATCAGTGTCTTTGCCCTTATTTTTGTGATCGCTGTGATGCAGGGGTTCGAGAAGGACTTTCAGGAGCGGATCGTTGGTTTTAAGGCGCCCCTCATTCTGACAGGAAAGATTGATCTCGATTGGAAGAGGCTTGAAGAGGAGATCCGTGGTCTCGATCGCCGGATTCAGGATGTTAAATTGTTTGTTGAAGGGGAGGCGGTGCTTCAGACAGAGATGGGGGGGGCTGCGGGGGTCAAAGTCAAGGGGATCAGAGGGCTTCCCTCTGTCGGTCGGCGCGGACATCTTGAAACCACTGAGCCACTCAACCCTAAAGAAATTCTGGTCGGTCGTGAACTGGCGCTCTCGTGGGGGATCGATCCTGACCTCGATGAGTCGGTGCGACTGGTTTTTCCCTTGGGAGAGGTCGGTCCCACAGGGGAGCTTTTGCCGACTTCCCGGACATTTACCGTCATGGGACGGTTTTGGTCCGGCTTTTATGAATATGACAACAAGTATGTCTTGATGACCTATGAAGATGCGCTGAATCTTTTGGGAGATCATGCTCGGACCGGTCTTGAAATCTGGCCTGTCTCGATCGATTTTGTTGATTCCATTCGGGACAGGCTCAAGACATCCCGAATAGAGGAAATTCAAGACACCTCCTTGACCACCTGGAGGGATCAGAACCCAAAACTTTTCGCAGCACTGAAGCTCGAACGGTACGGGATGTTGTTCCTTCTGGTGATTCTTCTTTTTATCGCCTCCTGCACTGTTTTTGGTTTGATCTCACTCACCGTGATGGAAAAAATCCAGGACATGGCGGTTTTGAGGACCTTGGGGCTATCAGCGAATCGTGTGCGAAGGATTTTTCTGCTGAAGGCGGCAAGCCTCGGTCTTTTGGGAGATTTGATTGGAGGTTTTTTCGGGATCACGGCGGTCATTTTATTGATTCGATACCCTTTTCGTCTCCCCACCACCTATTATGTCGATTATCTCCCGGTGATTCTTGACTGGGGCTCGATCCTTTTTGTCATGGCATTGGCCCCTTTTCTGTCGATTGTAGCTGCGTTGTATCCTGCATCGCAGGCGGTCAAAGGGTCTCCCATCGAGGTGATCCGCTATGAATAG
- a CDS encoding PhoH family protein, whose protein sequence is MKRVSQKGDVVRLRFDDNGLARNLFGIQDQNLRTIEKRLGVHINVRGSDVSVQGDHGEVTLVERLLTELYGMAKKGFPVHGADVERAIQVFSKNENARLQDLLENSIFVPFRNKVIVPKGINQRAYMEVIQKNDLVFGIGPAGTGKTYLAVTMAVMSLTRKEVARIILSRPAVEAGEKLGFLPGDIYQKISPYLRPLYDALCEMMEYERVMKLVETGVIEVAPLAYMRGRTLNDSFIVLDEAQNCTTEQMKMFLTRLGFNSKAVVTGDVTQVDLPHGARSGLIEAEQILQGIRGIGFQYFDDRDVVRHPLVSEIVRAYDKNKNGMGLQK, encoded by the coding sequence ATGAAGCGGGTTTCACAGAAAGGGGATGTGGTGCGGCTTCGTTTCGATGACAACGGCTTAGCCAGGAATCTCTTCGGGATTCAGGATCAAAATTTAAGGACAATCGAGAAGAGACTGGGTGTCCATATCAATGTCCGTGGTTCCGATGTCAGCGTCCAGGGGGATCATGGGGAGGTCACTCTGGTCGAGAGGCTTTTGACCGAACTTTATGGAATGGCCAAAAAGGGATTTCCGGTCCATGGTGCCGATGTGGAACGGGCGATTCAGGTCTTTTCGAAGAACGAAAATGCCCGTCTTCAAGACCTTCTCGAAAACAGTATCTTTGTCCCGTTTCGCAATAAGGTTATTGTCCCGAAGGGGATCAACCAACGGGCCTACATGGAGGTGATCCAGAAGAACGATTTGGTCTTCGGGATAGGGCCGGCCGGGACAGGGAAGACGTACCTCGCGGTGACAATGGCGGTCATGTCCCTTACGAGGAAGGAGGTTGCCCGGATTATTCTTTCAAGGCCGGCGGTCGAGGCTGGGGAGAAGCTCGGATTTCTTCCTGGGGATATTTATCAAAAGATCAGTCCCTATTTGAGGCCACTCTATGATGCCCTCTGCGAAATGATGGAGTATGAGAGGGTCATGAAGCTTGTTGAGACGGGGGTGATCGAGGTCGCTCCCCTCGCTTATATGCGAGGGAGGACACTCAATGACTCTTTTATTGTTCTGGATGAGGCCCAAAACTGCACGACGGAGCAGATGAAGATGTTTCTGACGAGGCTTGGGTTTAATAGCAAGGCTGTCGTCACGGGTGATGTGACCCAGGTCGATCTTCCTCATGGGGCCCGTTCAGGGTTGATCGAGGCCGAGCAAATTTTACAAGGAATTCGGGGGATCGGTTTTCAGTATTTTGATGATCGGGACGTTGTTCGACACCCGCTCGTGTCGGAGATTGTGAGGGCTTATGATAAGAATAAGAATGGAATGGGTCTCCAAAAATAA
- a CDS encoding YjbQ family protein, with product MLSLKSFYVGTSREVDVINIGHDVRGFVREAKIENGLVTVACRLPGGGVALLTTDGKAVQQIREQVKKDFSQSLSAGFKYLLPPALSVPIENGKMIFEPWQDLYLVDFEASGRRREVVIQIFSEPKEQAGAPGKGARR from the coding sequence ATGCTTTCTTTAAAGAGTTTTTATGTTGGGACGAGTCGTGAGGTGGATGTCATCAATATCGGACATGATGTCAGGGGGTTTGTTCGCGAGGCAAAGATTGAGAATGGGTTGGTGACCGTCGCCTGCCGTTTGCCGGGAGGGGGGGTGGCCCTGCTGACAACGGATGGGAAGGCGGTCCAGCAGATACGGGAGCAGGTCAAGAAGGATTTTTCCCAGTCTTTATCTGCAGGATTTAAGTATCTCCTCCCGCCGGCGCTTTCTGTCCCGATTGAAAATGGAAAGATGATCTTTGAGCCTTGGCAGGATCTGTACCTTGTTGATTTTGAGGCATCAGGTCGAAGGCGGGAGGTTGTCATACAGATCTTTTCAGAGCCGAAGGAGCAGGCAGGGGCTCCAGGGAAGGGAGCGAGGAGATGA
- a CDS encoding HDIG domain-containing protein yields the protein MIRIRMEWVSKNKGFLGDFLQKRQLWVNICLLAIFAALASLAMNFSWGRYPSGIRAGAIASRDIRADRDYEIIDEEATEKLRQEKLRGILPVFDWDDRAIPFGRNTKLALKIVADKSVVASWLESGVLINPFSQPTTEPTFFKEWREVFTLEEAKKRYPSLKEIRPNLVLNQKETEIRKEKVLQEIRDVVIKVQRGESIVRKGDRIEPWHVKVIGGIQSEKGKTQIKVRWVGTFGFTFLYIGLLILTARIFPKRFKPTRSDFVFQGVLILLLLMVERIFLYFAGGIRELLPFEAPISAFYVLLPIVAGPMIVRLALSAEAALLFNFGIAALASLLLENSIIYALYFLTGGIAAVWLGHQVKSRAQLMRVGFQVGLLNVGILFMLNLANTTSLGGGIFPTDNLPVFLAFALCGGIASSITTLILLPIAESLFNYITPIKLLEFGSLNHPLLREMIVHAPGTYHHSHMVGTLAEAACEAIGADGLFARVASYFHDIGKLAKPPYFIENQRSGEDRHSTLSPSMSALIITSHVKEGMELAKKYNLPKRIIDIIPQHQGTKLITYFYSKAKQTENPEMQTVDERHYRYPGPKPQTPEAGVILLADTVEASTRALKDRTTTRLEEVVRNMINKNFVDGQLDECELTLKDLEVIGKVFVRILVGIYHQRIEYPELPRAVSSNLSVVPSHVDKYTQPSPLKEDSLSEGPKPPSKTGTRFRPE from the coding sequence ATGATAAGAATAAGAATGGAATGGGTCTCCAAAAATAAAGGATTTTTGGGGGATTTTCTTCAGAAGAGACAATTGTGGGTGAATATCTGTCTCTTGGCTATTTTCGCGGCGCTCGCCTCTCTTGCGATGAATTTTTCTTGGGGGCGGTATCCGTCAGGCATCAGGGCGGGGGCGATCGCTTCTCGTGATATTCGTGCTGACCGTGATTATGAAATTATTGATGAAGAGGCGACTGAAAAACTTCGCCAGGAAAAACTAAGAGGAATTCTCCCTGTTTTTGACTGGGATGATCGAGCGATTCCCTTTGGGCGGAATACAAAACTCGCCCTCAAAATTGTTGCTGATAAGAGTGTCGTTGCTTCGTGGTTGGAGAGTGGTGTCCTGATCAATCCTTTTTCTCAACCGACAACCGAGCCGACTTTCTTCAAGGAATGGCGGGAGGTTTTCACACTTGAGGAGGCGAAAAAGAGATACCCCTCCCTAAAGGAAATTCGTCCAAATTTGGTTTTGAATCAGAAAGAAACCGAAATCCGAAAGGAAAAGGTCCTTCAGGAGATTCGTGATGTTGTCATCAAGGTGCAGAGGGGAGAATCGATTGTCCGGAAGGGAGATCGGATCGAACCCTGGCATGTGAAGGTGATCGGTGGAATTCAGTCTGAAAAGGGGAAGACTCAAATCAAAGTCCGTTGGGTCGGAACATTTGGTTTTACTTTTTTGTATATTGGCCTGCTTATTTTGACAGCGCGCATTTTTCCGAAGCGTTTTAAGCCAACCCGGTCTGATTTTGTTTTTCAAGGTGTTTTAATCCTCCTGCTTCTGATGGTGGAGAGGATTTTTCTCTATTTTGCCGGAGGCATTCGGGAGCTTCTGCCTTTTGAGGCGCCGATTTCTGCTTTTTATGTTCTTCTCCCGATAGTCGCAGGACCGATGATTGTCCGACTGGCGCTTTCGGCGGAGGCGGCACTTCTTTTTAATTTTGGGATAGCGGCGTTGGCCAGCCTGCTTCTGGAAAACAGTATCATTTATGCGCTCTATTTTTTGACCGGTGGAATTGCGGCTGTCTGGTTAGGGCATCAGGTGAAGAGCCGCGCTCAACTCATGAGGGTCGGTTTTCAAGTCGGCCTTTTGAATGTCGGCATCCTTTTTATGCTGAATCTTGCCAATACGACTTCCTTGGGGGGAGGGATTTTCCCTACAGACAATCTTCCTGTTTTTCTCGCCTTTGCGCTTTGCGGAGGGATTGCCAGTTCGATAACAACATTGATCCTCCTGCCGATCGCAGAATCGCTTTTTAACTATATAACGCCGATCAAGCTCCTCGAGTTTGGAAGTTTGAATCACCCACTTCTTCGAGAGATGATTGTTCATGCCCCCGGAACCTATCACCACAGTCATATGGTTGGAACGTTGGCCGAGGCGGCCTGTGAGGCGATTGGAGCGGATGGACTCTTTGCCCGTGTCGCCTCTTACTTCCATGATATTGGGAAACTGGCCAAGCCCCCTTACTTTATCGAGAACCAGCGAAGTGGGGAGGATCGGCATTCCACGCTTTCTCCCTCAATGAGTGCGCTGATTATCACGTCTCATGTCAAAGAGGGGATGGAATTGGCGAAGAAGTATAATCTGCCCAAACGGATTATCGATATCATCCCCCAGCATCAGGGGACAAAGTTGATCACCTATTTTTATTCCAAGGCGAAGCAGACAGAAAATCCGGAGATGCAAACGGTCGATGAGCGACACTATCGATATCCCGGGCCGAAGCCGCAGACCCCGGAGGCGGGTGTTATTCTCCTGGCCGATACGGTCGAGGCCTCAACCCGCGCCTTGAAAGATCGAACAACAACCCGTCTCGAAGAGGTCGTTCGCAACATGATCAACAAAAATTTTGTTGACGGTCAGTTGGACGAGTGCGAGTTGACCTTGAAAGATCTTGAGGTGATCGGGAAGGTTTTTGTCCGTATTCTGGTTGGTATTTATCATCAACGGATTGAATATCCTGAACTCCCTCGGGCTGTTTCGAGCAATTTAAGCGTCGTTCCTTCCCATGTTGATAAATATACTCAACCATCACCCCTCAAGGAAGATTCCCTCTCAGAGGGTCCAAAGCCTCCTTCAAAAACTGGCACGCGTTTCAGGCCTGAATAG
- a CDS encoding phosphotransferase, whose product MKMVKLHGDASYRTYFREIDDKGQTRIIMQLPEGKSSASEEITNLNSTPQEPPFLNIARYLRNHRIPVPEVLGYDPVKRQIFLEDLGDDTVEKRVRELSLEKKAGLYRNAIDLLIDFQALTQTPDKECIAFQRSFDQTLYQWEFDHFVEYGIESRSGVKVVAQDRQGITVKTREISRVLSDLPYVLTHRDFQSRNLMLQGETLRLIDFQDALLAPPQYDLVALLRDSYIELEWSLVEDLINYYLDRIQGKIEATQDRGQFKKMFDWLTIQRKLKDAGRFVYIDRVKKNPSFLKHIPTSLAYVRQALERQPELSPLFNVLRKYVPEFQAI is encoded by the coding sequence ATGAAAATGGTCAAATTGCATGGGGATGCCTCTTACAGGACCTATTTCCGTGAAATCGATGATAAGGGACAGACACGAATTATCATGCAACTCCCGGAGGGAAAATCCTCCGCCTCAGAAGAAATCACTAATTTAAATTCGACTCCCCAGGAACCCCCCTTTTTAAACATCGCCCGTTATCTCCGAAATCACCGAATCCCCGTCCCCGAGGTCCTGGGATATGACCCGGTCAAAAGACAAATTTTTCTGGAAGACTTGGGAGATGATACAGTAGAAAAACGAGTTCGCGAACTTTCCTTGGAGAAGAAAGCAGGACTTTACCGAAACGCAATCGACCTTCTCATTGATTTTCAGGCCTTGACGCAAACTCCAGACAAAGAATGTATCGCCTTTCAGCGATCATTTGATCAAACCCTCTACCAATGGGAGTTTGATCACTTCGTGGAATATGGGATTGAATCACGATCGGGGGTAAAGGTTGTCGCTCAAGATCGGCAAGGGATCACCGTCAAAACAAGAGAGATCAGTCGAGTCCTATCTGACCTCCCTTATGTCCTGACCCATCGAGACTTTCAAAGCCGGAATTTGATGCTCCAGGGGGAAACGCTCCGATTGATTGACTTTCAAGACGCCCTTTTGGCCCCCCCTCAATATGATCTTGTCGCCCTCTTGCGGGATTCGTATATAGAGCTTGAATGGTCGCTCGTGGAGGATTTGATCAATTACTATCTGGATCGAATCCAGGGAAAAATCGAGGCAACGCAAGATCGAGGGCAATTTAAAAAAATGTTTGATTGGCTAACAATTCAAAGAAAACTGAAGGACGCGGGGCGTTTTGTTTATATTGATCGCGTCAAAAAAAACCCTTCCTTCTTGAAGCATATTCCGACAAGTCTCGCCTATGTCCGGCAGGCGCTGGAAAGGCAGCCGGAATTGAGTCCACTTTTTAATGTTCTGAGGAAATATGTCCCAGAGTTTCAAGCAATCTAA